The following are from one region of the Mesotoga sp. Brook.08.105.5.1 genome:
- a CDS encoding ATP-binding protein: protein MTDQQMFSVLARWNYWEDRSLPDLVYRREVGEIEEFLDSNFVQIVKGPRRSGKSSLLKIVYRKLLESVDKLSFLFLNLEDVSLSMEEKTPVLLEKLYRLYRQRVNPVGKTYMFVDEIQHIRGWEQWIETYRESGEVKFIVTGSSSKLSSKEFGTLLTGRHIDLTLLPFSFADFVRSKGIEVSSLSIELKSDLIKNLLFSYLDSGGFPEILLNFPEENGTKILEAYFDDIIYRDIVERWNIRDVLLTKRIALYALKSSGNLLSYRKIQKALEQTSGKTSTSTISENMSHLSETYILFEVELHTNSVKKALINPRKVYSVDTGLRKAVVKPLTEDFGKDGENIVFLELLRRGYEVTFWKTDKTEVDFVASGRTGDLVINVTMSNLDDLDLRERELRGLLEFEGERSRRILLNSDIEDTLKIHDKTIELIPLWKWLLIEDFLPSR, encoded by the coding sequence ATGACAGATCAACAGATGTTTTCCGTCCTTGCAAGATGGAATTACTGGGAAGATCGATCCCTTCCGGACCTTGTTTACAGAAGAGAGGTCGGTGAGATTGAAGAATTTCTTGACAGCAATTTCGTGCAGATCGTAAAAGGGCCTCGAAGATCCGGCAAATCATCTCTTCTTAAGATTGTGTACAGAAAGCTCCTGGAATCTGTTGATAAACTCTCCTTTCTGTTCTTGAACCTTGAAGATGTTTCTCTTTCAATGGAAGAGAAAACACCTGTCCTTCTTGAAAAACTCTACAGGCTTTACAGGCAGAGAGTCAATCCCGTTGGAAAAACCTACATGTTTGTCGATGAAATCCAGCATATACGAGGCTGGGAGCAATGGATAGAGACTTACAGGGAGTCCGGAGAGGTCAAATTCATTGTTACCGGCTCATCTTCAAAGCTTTCTTCCAAGGAGTTTGGAACGCTGTTGACAGGAAGGCACATAGATCTGACTCTGTTGCCCTTTTCATTCGCAGACTTTGTGCGATCAAAGGGAATTGAAGTCTCCTCGCTTTCAATTGAACTCAAGAGTGATCTCATCAAGAATCTGCTGTTCAGTTATTTGGATTCTGGAGGCTTTCCTGAGATTCTCTTGAACTTCCCGGAAGAAAACGGGACAAAGATTCTCGAGGCATATTTCGACGACATCATATACAGGGACATCGTAGAGCGTTGGAATATCAGAGACGTTCTGCTTACAAAGAGAATCGCGCTCTATGCTCTGAAGAGCAGCGGAAATCTCTTGAGCTACAGAAAAATACAGAAGGCTCTCGAACAGACCTCGGGAAAGACTTCAACCAGCACAATTTCAGAGAACATGTCGCACCTATCGGAAACATACATATTGTTTGAAGTAGAGCTTCATACGAATTCCGTCAAGAAAGCCCTAATCAACCCAAGAAAAGTATATTCCGTCGACACTGGCCTGAGAAAAGCCGTTGTCAAGCCGCTCACTGAAGATTTTGGAAAAGATGGAGAGAACATTGTCTTTCTAGAGCTCTTGAGGCGGGGCTATGAAGTGACTTTCTGGAAGACTGACAAAACCGAAGTTGATTTCGTCGCCTCTGGAAGAACTGGCGATCTGGTCATCAATGTCACAATGTCAAATCTGGATGATCTCGATTTGAGAGAACGTGAACTTCGGGGATTACTCGAATTCGAGGGCGAGAGATCCCGCAGGATACTTCTAAACAGCGACATTGAAGACACGCTGAAGATTCACGACAAGACCATTGAGCTGATTCCTCTCTGGAAATGGCTTCTTATTGAGGATTTCCTCCCAAGCAGATAA